A region from the Falco rusticolus isolate bFalRus1 chromosome 4, bFalRus1.pri, whole genome shotgun sequence genome encodes:
- the CIITA gene encoding MHC class II transactivator isoform X2 — protein sequence MDSAFLPENSYLDLLHSDIDPLHLYTLFDPKSSGNEEGDFSADPEADASNCDQFNNMDFLYTMENGENGDELYICSNTIEAYARIAELAEYVLKDQQEKQVEDTFAGNLILDEMAAENTERFPDTKMQKCHKRSFLSSSESCSDASQPKYKKMVEVPAVSAGNGSFLPMPLNSHPASSTSLTNQHTSFSVPATNVLERSSDIPGSSAPLIPDCLPVGVKGSQENRGFADPPQQILNFLLGNGTSDVILYPVLTSYTETLIPPSFPVSLCGLQMFKEVQIPIIPSEEPFKRPKPVEAFCTSLMDYFRDVCKSVAMEREVTLDHLFIDGTLVQSQTETKTGKNSEKAMEKELVTCSLQGKEKAVLKRSQIFQIPRGKDLETKVIVVLGKAGMGKSILVQKICQDWSNGEFSQFEFVFWFDCKQISFPEKRYSLKDLLLEFFVKPQEGNEEIFEYILQNPAKVLLIFDGFEGLHDHENSPRCLASQPEKHLCTIKELLSGLIQKKTLNGCTLLLTARPKDKVYQYVSKVDKAIEIVGFSPQQRELYISKYFEGLPYCDNALKLIKECEYLFSYCYSPVMCRFVCFICETVLEMGNESLPSTLTAVFLKFVQQKIIPMQTDVTAIQNQESLATLARIAWYLGEKHQSAMKSDHPSKEVKEFALKYGFFLPFAFPRHSDSGEQEFGSTFSDFVIQNFLGALHLMLAEDIKDKSLTKYLSLASKKKKPYNWLDLVPRFLAGLLFLQDDSYFCSRSNKDVKLSTKKQKPLLKYIRRLQINELCPERLLELLHCIYETQSNYLLQHVALRLKPDLSFLGVVLAPPDVHVLHSILKRSRKEFFLDLQNSSIDMQGLKDLVGLKNVASFRASLSDTVRLWKSLEQAKDYELLRASTEKFILDPFKAKTMKDISDLSDLVKMQEKMINCVQDASGCSSCGIPAIKNLKKIEFALGPVCGLQGFLKLVKILAAFPLLQHLDLDALSENGIGDEGAKSLSEVFPTLTSLETLNLSQNKITDVGAEKLATALPSLSSLKTLSLYNNSICDFGAENLAKVLPAMASLRVLDVQYNKITGVGAQQLTDSLRKCPHIKNLVMWNPTIPYGVLEHLQQLDSRISV from the exons ATGGATTCAGCATTTCTGCCTGAAAACAGCTATCTTGATTTACTGCACAGTGATATCGACCCATTGCATCTGTATACTCTCTTTGATCCTAAGTCATCTGGAAATGAAGAAGGTGACTTCTCTGCAG ATCCTGAAGCTGATGCCAGCAACTGTGATCAGTTCAATAATATGGATTTCCTTTATACGATGGAAAATGGTGAAAATGGGGATGAACTGTATATCTGTTCCAACACCATAGAAGCTTATGCTAGAATAG CTGAATTAGCAGAATATGTGCTCAAAGAtcagcaggagaagcaggtgGAAGACACTTTTG CAGGGAACCTTATTTTGGATGAAATGGCTGCTGAAAACACTGAGAGGTTTCCTGACACAAAGATGCAGAAATGTCACAAACGTT CATTCTTAAGCTCTTCAGAGAGTTGCTCTGATGCTTCACAACccaaatacaagaaaatgg tGGAAGTCCCTGCAGTGTCTGCAGGGAATGGCAGTTTCTTACCTATGCCTCTCAACAGCCATCCAGCTAGCTCCACCTCACTCACTAACCAGCACacatccttttctgttcctgctaCCAATGTGTTGGAAAGAAGTTCTGACATTCCTG GATCTTCAGCACCTTTGATTCCGGATTGTCTACCCGTCGGCGTGAAGGGGAGCCAAGAGAATAGAGGCTTTGCAGATCCTCCTCAGCAGATACTTAACTTTCTTCTTGGAAATGGCACATCAGATGTTATATTATATCCAG TGCTGACTTCTTACACAGAAACGTTGATACCCCCAAGTTTTCCAGTCAGTTTATGTG GTTTACAAATGTTCAAAGAAGTCCAGATTCCCATAATTCCTTCTGAAGAACCTTTCAAAAGACCAA AGCCAGTGGAAGCTTTCTGTACATCACTTATGGATTATTTCCGAGATGTGTGCAAATCTGTGGCCATGGAGCGTGAAGTAACTCTTGATCACCTGTTTATTGATGGGACACTTGTTCAAAGCCAAACTGAAACCAAGACTGGGAAGAATAGTGAAAAAGCCATGGAAAAGGAGCTGGTAACTTGCAGTCtgcaagggaaggagaaggcagtCCTTAAAAGAAGCCAAATATTTCAAATCCCCAGAGGTAAAGACTTAGAGACTAAAGTGATTGTGGtgctgggaaaagcaggaatGGGCAAAAGCATTCTTGTTCAGAAGATCTGCCAGGACTGGTCCAATGGAGAGTTTTCTCAgtttgaatttgtattttggtttgACTGCAAACAAATAAGCTTTCCTGAGAAACGATATAGCCTGAAGGATCTGCTTCTTGAATTTTTTGTAAAACCTCAGGAGGGAAATGAAGAGATCTTTGAGTATATATTGCAAAATCCTGCTAAAGTCCTTCTGATTTTTGATGGTTTTGAAGGCTTGCATGATCATGAAAATTCTCCTCGTTGCTTGGCCAGTCAGCCTGAAAAACACTTGTGCACTATAAAGGAGCTGCTTTCAGGACTCATACAAAAGAAGACACTCAATGGTTGCACTTTACTACTTACAGCAAGACCAAAAGACAAGGTGTACCAGTATGTGTCAAAAGTGGATAAGGCTATTGAAATAGTAGGATTTTCCCCTCAGCAGAGAGAGTTGTACATATCCAAATACTTTGAAGGATTACCCTACTGTGATAATGCCCTGAAATTAATCAAAGAGTGTGAGTACCTGTTCAGTTATTGTTACAGCCCTGTTATGTgtagatttgtttgttttatctgtGAGACAGTACTTGAAATGGGAAACGAAAGCCTTCCTTCAACTCTTACTGCAGTCTTCCTGAAATTTGTTCAGCAAAAGATAATACCTATGCAAACAGATGTTACAGCCATACAGAATCAAGAGAGTCTTGCTACACTAGCCCGTATAGCCTGGTATCTTGGAGAAAAGCACCAAAGTGCCATGAAAAGTGATCATCCTTCTAAGGAAGTGAAAGAGTTTGCTCTGAAGTATGgatttttcctgccttttgcaTTCCCCAGACATTCAGATAGTGGAGAACAGGAATTTGGGAGCACATTCTCTGACTTTGTCATTCAGAATTTCTTGGGTGCACTTCACCTTATGTTAGCAGAAGACATCAAGGATAAAAGTCTAACAAAGTACCTGTCTCTTGcatccaagaagaaaaaaccttaTAACTGGTTAGATTTAGTGCCTCGATTTTTGGCTGGATTGTTGTTCCTCCAGGATGACTCCTACTTCTGCTCCCGTTCAAATAAGGATGTAAAACTATCAACCAAGAAGCAAAAACCACTGTTGAAATATATTAGAAGGCTGCAGATAAATGAGCTCTGCCCAGAGAGGTTACTCGAACTTTTGCATTGTATTTATGAAACACAAAGCAATTATCTTTTGCAGCATGTGGCCTTAAGGCTCAAGCCAGACCTGTCTTTTCTGGGTGTAGTTCTTGCACCACCCGATGTCCATGTACTGCACTCTATTTTAAAAAGGTCAAGAAAAGAGTTTTTCTTGGatttgcaaaacagcagcattgACATGCAAGGGCTAAAAGACTTGGTTGGCCTAAAGAATGTGGCATCTTTCAG GGCCTCCCTCAGTGATACAGTCAGGCTCTGGAAATCTTTAGAACAGGCAAAAGACTACGAACTGCTGAGAGCATCAACAGAGAAATTCATTCTTGATCCCTTTAAGGCAAAGACGATGAAGGACATCAGTGATCTTTCAGACCTTGTAAAGATGCAGGAGAAGATGATCAATTG TGTGCAAGATGCATCTggttgcagcagctgtggaatTCCTGCCAtcaaaaacctcaaaaaaataGAATTTGC gctGGGTCCAGTATGTGGCCTTCAGGGATTCCTAAAACTTGTGAAAATTCTTGCAGCATTTCCATTGCTTCAGCATTTAGA TCTTGATGCTCTGAGTGAAAATGGCATAGGAGATGAAGGAGCAAAGAGCCTATCTGAAGTCTTTCCAACCCTGACATCACTGGAAACATTAAA CTTATCACAGAATAAGATAACAGATGTGGGTGCAGAGAAACTAGCTACCGCTTTGCCTTCTTTGTCTTCATTAAAGACACTAAG cttATACAATAACAGCATTTGTGATTTTGGAGCAGAAAATCTTGCAAAAGTTCTTCCTGCGATGGCATCTTTAAGAGTGCTAGA tgttcAGTATAACAAAATAACTGGTGTTGGAGCCCAGCAGCTGACTGACAGCCTACGAAAATGTCCCCATATAAAAAACTTGGT GATGTGGAATCCCACCATTCCCTATGGAGTTCTCGAACACCTTCAGCAGCTGGACTCTAGGATCAGCGTGTAG
- the CIITA gene encoding MHC class II transactivator isoform X1 translates to MLKNVISKEYHQALLHEKDREDLARKISLTFVEKWDLYLSTSVPLCCLNLCSSKPLNMIDNEPAGSKYISDSKRQIMDSAFLPENSYLDLLHSDIDPLHLYTLFDPKSSGNEEGDFSADPEADASNCDQFNNMDFLYTMENGENGDELYICSNTIEAYARIAELAEYVLKDQQEKQVEDTFAGNLILDEMAAENTERFPDTKMQKCHKRSFLSSSESCSDASQPKYKKMVEVPAVSAGNGSFLPMPLNSHPASSTSLTNQHTSFSVPATNVLERSSDIPGSSAPLIPDCLPVGVKGSQENRGFADPPQQILNFLLGNGTSDVILYPVLTSYTETLIPPSFPVSLCGLQMFKEVQIPIIPSEEPFKRPKPVEAFCTSLMDYFRDVCKSVAMEREVTLDHLFIDGTLVQSQTETKTGKNSEKAMEKELVTCSLQGKEKAVLKRSQIFQIPRGKDLETKVIVVLGKAGMGKSILVQKICQDWSNGEFSQFEFVFWFDCKQISFPEKRYSLKDLLLEFFVKPQEGNEEIFEYILQNPAKVLLIFDGFEGLHDHENSPRCLASQPEKHLCTIKELLSGLIQKKTLNGCTLLLTARPKDKVYQYVSKVDKAIEIVGFSPQQRELYISKYFEGLPYCDNALKLIKECEYLFSYCYSPVMCRFVCFICETVLEMGNESLPSTLTAVFLKFVQQKIIPMQTDVTAIQNQESLATLARIAWYLGEKHQSAMKSDHPSKEVKEFALKYGFFLPFAFPRHSDSGEQEFGSTFSDFVIQNFLGALHLMLAEDIKDKSLTKYLSLASKKKKPYNWLDLVPRFLAGLLFLQDDSYFCSRSNKDVKLSTKKQKPLLKYIRRLQINELCPERLLELLHCIYETQSNYLLQHVALRLKPDLSFLGVVLAPPDVHVLHSILKRSRKEFFLDLQNSSIDMQGLKDLVGLKNVASFRASLSDTVRLWKSLEQAKDYELLRASTEKFILDPFKAKTMKDISDLSDLVKMQEKMINCVQDASGCSSCGIPAIKNLKKIEFALGPVCGLQGFLKLVKILAAFPLLQHLDLDALSENGIGDEGAKSLSEVFPTLTSLETLNLSQNKITDVGAEKLATALPSLSSLKTLSLYNNSICDFGAENLAKVLPAMASLRVLDVQYNKITGVGAQQLTDSLRKCPHIKNLVMWNPTIPYGVLEHLQQLDSRISV, encoded by the exons ACAGCAAGAGACAAATCATGGATTCAGCATTTCTGCCTGAAAACAGCTATCTTGATTTACTGCACAGTGATATCGACCCATTGCATCTGTATACTCTCTTTGATCCTAAGTCATCTGGAAATGAAGAAGGTGACTTCTCTGCAG ATCCTGAAGCTGATGCCAGCAACTGTGATCAGTTCAATAATATGGATTTCCTTTATACGATGGAAAATGGTGAAAATGGGGATGAACTGTATATCTGTTCCAACACCATAGAAGCTTATGCTAGAATAG CTGAATTAGCAGAATATGTGCTCAAAGAtcagcaggagaagcaggtgGAAGACACTTTTG CAGGGAACCTTATTTTGGATGAAATGGCTGCTGAAAACACTGAGAGGTTTCCTGACACAAAGATGCAGAAATGTCACAAACGTT CATTCTTAAGCTCTTCAGAGAGTTGCTCTGATGCTTCACAACccaaatacaagaaaatgg tGGAAGTCCCTGCAGTGTCTGCAGGGAATGGCAGTTTCTTACCTATGCCTCTCAACAGCCATCCAGCTAGCTCCACCTCACTCACTAACCAGCACacatccttttctgttcctgctaCCAATGTGTTGGAAAGAAGTTCTGACATTCCTG GATCTTCAGCACCTTTGATTCCGGATTGTCTACCCGTCGGCGTGAAGGGGAGCCAAGAGAATAGAGGCTTTGCAGATCCTCCTCAGCAGATACTTAACTTTCTTCTTGGAAATGGCACATCAGATGTTATATTATATCCAG TGCTGACTTCTTACACAGAAACGTTGATACCCCCAAGTTTTCCAGTCAGTTTATGTG GTTTACAAATGTTCAAAGAAGTCCAGATTCCCATAATTCCTTCTGAAGAACCTTTCAAAAGACCAA AGCCAGTGGAAGCTTTCTGTACATCACTTATGGATTATTTCCGAGATGTGTGCAAATCTGTGGCCATGGAGCGTGAAGTAACTCTTGATCACCTGTTTATTGATGGGACACTTGTTCAAAGCCAAACTGAAACCAAGACTGGGAAGAATAGTGAAAAAGCCATGGAAAAGGAGCTGGTAACTTGCAGTCtgcaagggaaggagaaggcagtCCTTAAAAGAAGCCAAATATTTCAAATCCCCAGAGGTAAAGACTTAGAGACTAAAGTGATTGTGGtgctgggaaaagcaggaatGGGCAAAAGCATTCTTGTTCAGAAGATCTGCCAGGACTGGTCCAATGGAGAGTTTTCTCAgtttgaatttgtattttggtttgACTGCAAACAAATAAGCTTTCCTGAGAAACGATATAGCCTGAAGGATCTGCTTCTTGAATTTTTTGTAAAACCTCAGGAGGGAAATGAAGAGATCTTTGAGTATATATTGCAAAATCCTGCTAAAGTCCTTCTGATTTTTGATGGTTTTGAAGGCTTGCATGATCATGAAAATTCTCCTCGTTGCTTGGCCAGTCAGCCTGAAAAACACTTGTGCACTATAAAGGAGCTGCTTTCAGGACTCATACAAAAGAAGACACTCAATGGTTGCACTTTACTACTTACAGCAAGACCAAAAGACAAGGTGTACCAGTATGTGTCAAAAGTGGATAAGGCTATTGAAATAGTAGGATTTTCCCCTCAGCAGAGAGAGTTGTACATATCCAAATACTTTGAAGGATTACCCTACTGTGATAATGCCCTGAAATTAATCAAAGAGTGTGAGTACCTGTTCAGTTATTGTTACAGCCCTGTTATGTgtagatttgtttgttttatctgtGAGACAGTACTTGAAATGGGAAACGAAAGCCTTCCTTCAACTCTTACTGCAGTCTTCCTGAAATTTGTTCAGCAAAAGATAATACCTATGCAAACAGATGTTACAGCCATACAGAATCAAGAGAGTCTTGCTACACTAGCCCGTATAGCCTGGTATCTTGGAGAAAAGCACCAAAGTGCCATGAAAAGTGATCATCCTTCTAAGGAAGTGAAAGAGTTTGCTCTGAAGTATGgatttttcctgccttttgcaTTCCCCAGACATTCAGATAGTGGAGAACAGGAATTTGGGAGCACATTCTCTGACTTTGTCATTCAGAATTTCTTGGGTGCACTTCACCTTATGTTAGCAGAAGACATCAAGGATAAAAGTCTAACAAAGTACCTGTCTCTTGcatccaagaagaaaaaaccttaTAACTGGTTAGATTTAGTGCCTCGATTTTTGGCTGGATTGTTGTTCCTCCAGGATGACTCCTACTTCTGCTCCCGTTCAAATAAGGATGTAAAACTATCAACCAAGAAGCAAAAACCACTGTTGAAATATATTAGAAGGCTGCAGATAAATGAGCTCTGCCCAGAGAGGTTACTCGAACTTTTGCATTGTATTTATGAAACACAAAGCAATTATCTTTTGCAGCATGTGGCCTTAAGGCTCAAGCCAGACCTGTCTTTTCTGGGTGTAGTTCTTGCACCACCCGATGTCCATGTACTGCACTCTATTTTAAAAAGGTCAAGAAAAGAGTTTTTCTTGGatttgcaaaacagcagcattgACATGCAAGGGCTAAAAGACTTGGTTGGCCTAAAGAATGTGGCATCTTTCAG GGCCTCCCTCAGTGATACAGTCAGGCTCTGGAAATCTTTAGAACAGGCAAAAGACTACGAACTGCTGAGAGCATCAACAGAGAAATTCATTCTTGATCCCTTTAAGGCAAAGACGATGAAGGACATCAGTGATCTTTCAGACCTTGTAAAGATGCAGGAGAAGATGATCAATTG TGTGCAAGATGCATCTggttgcagcagctgtggaatTCCTGCCAtcaaaaacctcaaaaaaataGAATTTGC gctGGGTCCAGTATGTGGCCTTCAGGGATTCCTAAAACTTGTGAAAATTCTTGCAGCATTTCCATTGCTTCAGCATTTAGA TCTTGATGCTCTGAGTGAAAATGGCATAGGAGATGAAGGAGCAAAGAGCCTATCTGAAGTCTTTCCAACCCTGACATCACTGGAAACATTAAA CTTATCACAGAATAAGATAACAGATGTGGGTGCAGAGAAACTAGCTACCGCTTTGCCTTCTTTGTCTTCATTAAAGACACTAAG cttATACAATAACAGCATTTGTGATTTTGGAGCAGAAAATCTTGCAAAAGTTCTTCCTGCGATGGCATCTTTAAGAGTGCTAGA tgttcAGTATAACAAAATAACTGGTGTTGGAGCCCAGCAGCTGACTGACAGCCTACGAAAATGTCCCCATATAAAAAACTTGGT GATGTGGAATCCCACCATTCCCTATGGAGTTCTCGAACACCTTCAGCAGCTGGACTCTAGGATCAGCGTGTAG